In Hermetia illucens chromosome 1, iHerIll2.2.curated.20191125, whole genome shotgun sequence, one genomic interval encodes:
- the LOC119661361 gene encoding globin CTT-VIIB-8-like, translated as MGTIISMIKSKPDAIPEMVKLNDEDAANIKRTWEIPRATPLDAGEAILLKFFELYPHWQNKFEHFKNTPLLTLKGAPGFRTHAGRIVKLFDDTIQELGNDDFEKALPRIWEVHGRNHYRRSIPIRAFRDLKDVILGILTELCHLTPGEIQSWEKLFCNIYHVTFTTMEQMAIETGKSR; from the exons ATGGGAACTATCATTTCAATGATCAAATCTAAACCTGATGCCATTCCGGAAATGGTGAAACTCAatgacgaagatgctgcaaacATCAAAAGAACTTGGGAAATACCTCGCGCAACTCCCTTGGATGCTGGTGAAGCTATTCTTCTGAAATTTTTCGAACTCTATCCGCATTGGCAAaataaatttgaacattttaaaaATACACCGCTCTTGACTTTGAAG GGAGCACCAGGGTTTCGCACTCATGCTGGAAGAATCGTAAAATTGTTCGATGATACTATTCAGGAACTTGGAAACGATGATTTTGAAAAGGCGTTGCCGAGGATTTGGGAAGTGCATGGTCGGAATCATTATCGTCGAAGCATTCCAATACGGGCGTTTCGC GATTTGAAGGATGTCATTCTGGGTATCCTAACGGAATTATGTCATCTAACACCAGGAGAAATACAATCATGGGAAAAGTTGTTCTGCAACATTTATCACGTTACGTTTACTACCATGGAGCAAATGGCTATTGAAACTGGAAAAAGTCGTTAA